The following coding sequences lie in one Burkholderia cepacia genomic window:
- a CDS encoding class I SAM-dependent methyltransferase codes for MDLKEVDVLGAGVGDHWYYASKASAIRRFLGGAGANRILDVGAGSGFFSKHLLERTQASEAWCVDTSYADDTDEETAGKPIHFRRSVERFDADLVLLMDVLEHVDDDVGLLTQYVRGAPSGSRFLITVPAFQFLWSGHDDFLEHKRRYTLGSLEEVVRRAGLDVEHGAYYFGLTFPLAAALRLGERARRQPREPASQLRLHHPLVNGLLKAICRIELPMFRFNRVAGLTVICVARKR; via the coding sequence ATGGACCTGAAGGAAGTCGACGTTTTGGGTGCGGGGGTAGGCGATCACTGGTACTACGCGTCGAAGGCGAGCGCGATCCGACGGTTTCTGGGCGGGGCGGGCGCGAACCGGATCCTCGACGTTGGAGCGGGCTCCGGCTTTTTCTCGAAGCACCTGCTGGAGCGCACGCAGGCATCGGAAGCGTGGTGTGTCGATACAAGCTACGCCGACGATACCGACGAGGAGACGGCCGGCAAGCCCATTCACTTTCGGCGATCCGTCGAACGCTTCGATGCCGATCTCGTGTTGCTGATGGATGTGCTCGAGCATGTCGACGACGACGTCGGTCTGCTGACGCAGTACGTGAGGGGCGCGCCTTCGGGCAGCCGGTTCCTGATCACGGTGCCGGCGTTCCAGTTTCTCTGGAGCGGCCATGATGATTTTCTCGAGCACAAGCGCCGCTATACGTTAGGCAGTCTCGAGGAGGTGGTGCGTCGCGCGGGGCTCGACGTCGAGCACGGCGCTTATTATTTCGGTCTCACGTTTCCGCTGGCGGCCGCGTTGCGGCTCGGCGAGCGTGCGCGTCGGCAGCCGCGCGAGCCGGCATCGCAACTGCGCCTTCACCATCCGCTCGTCAACGGCCTGCTCAAGGCGATCTGTCGCATCGAGTTGCCGATGTTCCGCTTCAATCGCGTCGCCGGATTGACGGTCATCTGTGTGGCGCGCAAGCGGTGA
- a CDS encoding integration host factor subunit alpha, whose translation MNDMTSSEFEALLTAQRSAMNRDASAPASPETPTLTKAELAELLFDSVGLNKREAKDMVEAFFEVIRDALENGESVKLSGFGNFQLRDKPQRPGRNPKTGEAIPIAARRVVTFHASQKLKALVENGAE comes from the coding sequence ATGAACGACATGACCTCGAGTGAATTCGAAGCCCTCCTGACGGCGCAACGCAGCGCCATGAACCGCGACGCTTCGGCGCCGGCGTCCCCCGAGACGCCCACGCTGACGAAGGCGGAGCTGGCGGAGCTGCTGTTCGACAGCGTCGGGCTGAACAAGCGTGAAGCGAAGGACATGGTCGAGGCGTTTTTCGAGGTGATCCGCGACGCGCTCGAAAACGGCGAGAGCGTCAAGCTGTCGGGATTCGGTAATTTCCAGTTGCGCGACAAGCCGCAGCGTCCGGGCCGCAATCCGAAGACGGGCGAGGCGATTCCGATCGCGGCGCGCCGGGTGGTAACCTTCCACGCGAGCCAGAAGCTGAAGGCGCTGGTCGAAAACGGCGCGGAATAA
- a CDS encoding putative quinol monooxygenase, with product MAAIAVVALIVAKPGTEENLRTALEGIVGPTRNEAGALQYDLHRDLKEPARFVFVERWESEEALAAHARSAHILAYREAAADWIESSEIRVLSKLV from the coding sequence ATGGCGGCAATTGCAGTCGTGGCGCTGATCGTGGCGAAGCCGGGTACCGAGGAAAATCTGCGCACCGCGCTCGAAGGGATCGTCGGGCCGACCCGCAACGAAGCCGGCGCATTGCAGTACGACCTGCACCGGGATCTGAAGGAGCCTGCGCGATTCGTATTCGTCGAGCGTTGGGAGAGCGAGGAGGCATTGGCTGCCCATGCGCGTTCCGCGCACATTCTCGCTTATCGGGAAGCGGCCGCGGACTGGATCGAAAGTTCCGAAATCCGCGTGCTGTCGAAGCTCGTCTGA
- the bamC gene encoding outer membrane protein assembly factor BamC, whose protein sequence is MTDLRLTMRFAAVLATGALVAGCGTSSPTKVDYKSDSKSKEASLAVPPNMLDETADQRSLPPQGGATSLSALQQVQQAAPALDTVAPTVTGMHIQRDGTESWLVIDAKQPADIWPQVRRFWQEQGFLLVVDQRDKGVMETDWNETHPQINDGLIRSVISKAMGNSYVTAERNKYRTRLDSAPNGGTYVFISQKGMREAITGANNDSSKWEPKPNDPALETEYLKRLMAVLAQNAQRAKNGEPPIANIKDNTVPAEKKADADASSKAAAAVAAQNVTRTSAQGNDAADAAVPSEVTLGEPYDRSWLHVGLALDRANFTVDDRDRTKGLYFVRYVDPKDLTSAEQGFWSQLFHGKKEKQAKQYRVNVKAVTADQTRVAIVDDAGAIDTTSAARQIMGLLVNQLR, encoded by the coding sequence ATGACTGATCTTCGTCTTACCATGCGGTTCGCTGCAGTGCTCGCCACCGGCGCGCTCGTCGCCGGTTGCGGTACGTCGTCGCCCACGAAAGTGGACTACAAGAGCGATTCGAAATCGAAGGAAGCGTCGCTCGCAGTGCCGCCCAACATGCTCGACGAGACGGCCGATCAGCGTTCGCTGCCGCCCCAGGGCGGCGCGACTTCCCTGTCTGCGCTTCAGCAGGTCCAGCAGGCAGCGCCTGCGCTCGACACCGTCGCGCCGACCGTGACCGGCATGCATATCCAGCGCGATGGCACCGAGAGCTGGCTCGTGATCGACGCCAAGCAGCCGGCCGACATCTGGCCGCAGGTCCGCCGGTTCTGGCAGGAGCAGGGCTTCCTGCTCGTGGTCGACCAGCGCGACAAGGGCGTGATGGAAACCGACTGGAACGAAACCCACCCGCAGATCAACGACGGCCTGATCCGCAGCGTGATCTCGAAGGCGATGGGCAACTCGTACGTGACGGCCGAACGCAACAAGTACCGCACGCGCCTCGATTCGGCGCCGAACGGCGGCACCTACGTGTTCATCAGCCAGAAGGGCATGCGCGAGGCGATCACGGGTGCGAACAACGATTCGAGCAAGTGGGAGCCGAAGCCGAACGATCCGGCGCTCGAGACTGAATACCTGAAGCGGTTGATGGCCGTGCTCGCGCAGAATGCACAGCGCGCGAAGAACGGCGAACCGCCGATCGCGAACATCAAGGACAACACGGTACCGGCGGAGAAGAAGGCCGACGCCGACGCATCGTCGAAGGCTGCCGCGGCGGTCGCCGCGCAGAACGTCACGCGCACGTCGGCACAAGGCAACGACGCGGCCGACGCGGCTGTGCCGTCCGAAGTCACGCTCGGCGAGCCGTACGATCGGTCGTGGCTGCACGTCGGCCTCGCGCTCGATCGCGCGAACTTCACGGTCGACGATCGCGATCGCACGAAGGGTCTGTATTTCGTGCGCTACGTCGATCCGAAGGATCTGACCTCGGCCGAGCAGGGCTTCTGGAGCCAGCTGTTCCACGGCAAGAAGGAAAAGCAGGCGAAGCAGTACCGCGTCAACGTGAAGGCGGTCACGGCCGACCAGACGCGCGTTGCGATCGTCGACGATGCGGGGGCGATCGACACGACGTCGGCGGCACGCCAGATCATGGGGCTGCTCGTGAATCAGCTGCGCTGA
- a CDS encoding tyrosine-protein phosphatase, which yields MALGSASLLSACGGDSISVAPVTTPRLASVSNFRDTAGPDGTGYATTGGAKMKKGVIYRSSALALSSADVATVGTLGIKQICDLRTPAEIKTQPDVTLAGAVWQNLNVLGAASIDPLPTSGATATAFMLSMYRAFVTSDTAHASYHALFTGFAGTGENLVFHCTAGKDRTGWATAILHTIVGVPQQTIVDDYLLTNTYSAAEIAASVAQAQKAGGQNAADMMTALQGAHADYLQAAFDQVTTSYGSMASYIENGLQLDQATQNAIRQRLLV from the coding sequence GTGGCGCTGGGGAGCGCGTCGCTGCTATCGGCATGCGGCGGCGACTCGATCTCGGTCGCACCGGTCACGACACCGCGGCTGGCTTCGGTATCGAACTTTCGCGACACGGCCGGGCCGGACGGCACCGGCTATGCAACGACCGGCGGCGCAAAGATGAAGAAAGGCGTGATCTACCGCTCGTCTGCGCTCGCGCTGTCCAGCGCCGACGTCGCGACCGTCGGCACGCTCGGCATCAAGCAGATCTGCGACCTGCGCACGCCCGCCGAAATCAAGACGCAACCGGATGTGACGCTCGCCGGTGCCGTCTGGCAAAACCTCAACGTGCTCGGCGCCGCCAGCATCGATCCGCTCCCGACCAGCGGCGCAACCGCGACCGCTTTCATGCTGAGCATGTACCGCGCGTTCGTGACGTCGGACACGGCGCATGCGAGCTATCACGCGCTGTTCACCGGCTTCGCCGGCACGGGTGAAAACCTGGTGTTCCATTGCACGGCCGGCAAGGATCGCACCGGCTGGGCAACCGCCATCCTGCACACGATCGTCGGCGTCCCGCAGCAAACGATCGTCGACGACTACCTGCTCACCAACACGTACAGCGCGGCCGAAATCGCCGCCTCCGTCGCCCAGGCCCAAAAAGCCGGTGGGCAGAATGCAGCGGACATGATGACCGCATTGCAAGGCGCACACGCCGACTATCTGCAAGCGGCATTCGATCAGGTCACGACTTCGTACGGCTCGATGGCGTCGTATATCGAGAACGGCCTGCAACTCGACCAGGCCACGCAGAACGCGATCCGGCAGCGCCTGCTGGTCTGA
- a CDS encoding YdcF family protein — protein sequence MILFDSFVLLFICFMLCRKWRRIISIAAVALFWLLATGWLAAPLIAWTEAGVTPVEHPDMHGRTTLILIGAGTHRTDNGLRPPPDGAARIHTIAALYRTCRQQAERCTVVMSGGDPQHHGETEAAVYGRQLVAEGVAPADLILEPDSRTTYENAKFTASILRSQYDDARILVTSSYQMRRALLDFRRFGIDPQPVYANRRLAQTGWLPRWRNVANAEQALHELVGIAQFHVYRWLGWF from the coding sequence TTGATTCTGTTCGATTCATTTGTACTTCTCTTCATCTGTTTCATGCTCTGCCGCAAATGGCGGAGAATCATCTCGATCGCCGCCGTTGCGCTGTTCTGGCTGCTCGCGACGGGCTGGCTCGCCGCGCCGCTGATCGCCTGGACCGAGGCTGGCGTCACGCCGGTCGAGCACCCGGACATGCACGGGCGGACCACGCTGATTCTCATCGGCGCCGGCACGCACCGCACCGACAACGGGCTGCGCCCGCCACCCGACGGCGCCGCGCGCATCCACACGATTGCGGCGCTCTATCGCACATGCCGGCAGCAGGCCGAACGCTGCACCGTCGTGATGTCGGGCGGCGACCCGCAGCATCACGGCGAAACCGAAGCAGCCGTATACGGGCGCCAACTCGTCGCGGAAGGCGTTGCTCCTGCCGACCTCATTCTCGAACCGGACAGCCGCACGACCTACGAAAACGCGAAATTCACTGCGTCTATACTACGCTCACAGTATGACGACGCGCGCATTCTCGTCACCTCGTCTTACCAGATGCGCCGCGCGCTGCTCGATTTCCGCCGTTTCGGCATCGACCCGCAGCCCGTTTATGCGAATCGCCGGCTTGCCCAAACAGGCTGGCTGCCGCGCTGGCGCAATGTGGCCAATGCCGAGCAGGCGCTGCACGAACTGGTCGGCATCGCGCAATTCCACGTGTACCGGTGGCTCGGCTGGTTTTGA
- a CDS encoding LysR family transcriptional regulator has product MNVTLRQLRVFIEVARLRSFSRAGDEIGLTQSAVSRCVRELEAELGLKLIDRTTRDVQLTDVGANLIASVSRLIDDLDDTLREIREIGEQRRGRVIVAASPTIACRLMPRVVASCERQFPFVTLGLRDDVQSDVLRKVKSSEVDFGVVIGPLTVADLVCEPLMTDSFCLVARADHPLAARAEVPWTALDGERLVLLDHASGSRPLIDAALAAHHVNATVMQELGHSATVFGLVEAGVGVSVQPWLSLPLPAGSTLVARPLTPRTERTVELVRRRDRSLSPAAQAIWELVRQMPARAEDLD; this is encoded by the coding sequence ATGAACGTCACGCTGCGCCAGCTTCGCGTATTCATCGAGGTCGCGCGGCTCAGGAGCTTCAGTCGCGCGGGCGACGAGATCGGGCTCACGCAGTCCGCGGTCAGCCGCTGCGTGCGCGAACTCGAGGCAGAGCTCGGGCTGAAGCTGATCGACCGCACGACGCGCGACGTGCAACTGACCGACGTTGGCGCGAACCTGATCGCGAGCGTGTCGCGCCTGATCGACGACCTCGACGACACGCTGCGCGAGATTCGCGAGATTGGCGAGCAGCGCCGCGGGCGCGTGATCGTCGCGGCGAGCCCGACGATCGCCTGCCGGCTGATGCCGCGTGTGGTCGCGTCGTGCGAGCGCCAGTTCCCGTTCGTGACGCTGGGTCTGCGCGACGACGTGCAGAGTGACGTCTTGCGCAAGGTGAAGTCGAGCGAAGTCGACTTTGGTGTCGTGATCGGGCCGCTGACGGTCGCCGATCTCGTGTGCGAGCCGTTGATGACCGATTCGTTCTGTCTCGTCGCACGTGCCGACCATCCGCTCGCGGCGCGGGCCGAGGTGCCGTGGACGGCGCTGGACGGTGAGCGCCTCGTGTTGCTCGATCATGCGTCGGGCAGCCGGCCGCTGATCGATGCCGCGCTGGCCGCCCATCACGTCAATGCGACGGTCATGCAGGAGCTCGGGCATTCGGCGACGGTGTTCGGGCTGGTCGAGGCGGGCGTTGGCGTGAGCGTGCAGCCGTGGCTGTCGCTGCCGCTCCCGGCCGGATCGACGCTGGTCGCGCGGCCGCTCACGCCGCGCACCGAGCGGACGGTCGAGCTGGTGCGCCGCCGCGACCGGTCGTTGTCGCCCGCGGCGCAGGCGATCTGGGAACTCGTGCGGCAAATGCCGGCGCGGGCGGAGGACCTCGACTGA
- the scpB gene encoding SMC-Scp complex subunit ScpB: MNTQEAKIVLETALICAQEPLKLGDLRKLFADGVSADTVRTLLEDLKQDWSGRGVELVALATGWRFQSKPAMRHYLDRLHPEKPPKYSRAVLETLAIIAYRQPVTRGDIEEIRGVTVNTQVVKQLEDRGWIEVIGHRDVPGRPALYATTKQFLDDLGLKALDDLPALEEPAANIEAALLAQQAMDFEDGVPVADDAAGDLPQALADEASVGQSVELPGDPVADVASTQEIPGRDTLEADRGHAEQMEQVGAEAVPTGVQPEPLRADWSEEDRKPAAEAAAGDGAEAAGVMPGEAEQANASRSRPADDEMLDDTSDSLADAVRSASAPIGADALSDDEAEPEQRRA, translated from the coding sequence ATGAATACCCAAGAGGCGAAGATCGTCCTCGAGACTGCTTTGATCTGCGCGCAGGAACCGCTGAAGCTCGGCGATTTGCGCAAGCTCTTTGCCGACGGCGTGTCGGCTGACACGGTCCGCACGTTGCTCGAAGATCTGAAACAGGATTGGTCCGGCCGCGGCGTCGAACTGGTGGCGCTGGCGACCGGATGGCGCTTTCAGAGCAAGCCGGCGATGCGTCATTATCTGGATCGCCTGCATCCCGAGAAGCCGCCGAAGTATTCGCGTGCGGTGCTCGAAACGCTCGCGATCATCGCGTACCGGCAACCCGTCACGCGCGGCGACATCGAAGAGATTCGCGGCGTCACGGTCAATACGCAGGTGGTCAAGCAACTCGAGGATCGCGGCTGGATCGAGGTCATCGGCCATCGTGACGTGCCGGGCCGCCCGGCGCTGTATGCGACGACCAAGCAGTTCCTCGATGACCTCGGCCTGAAGGCGCTCGACGACCTGCCTGCGCTCGAAGAGCCGGCCGCGAACATCGAGGCCGCGCTGCTTGCGCAGCAGGCGATGGATTTCGAAGACGGTGTGCCGGTTGCCGATGACGCAGCGGGCGATCTGCCGCAGGCGCTGGCGGATGAGGCGTCGGTCGGCCAGTCGGTCGAATTGCCGGGTGATCCTGTGGCCGACGTCGCGTCGACGCAGGAAATTCCGGGTCGCGATACGCTCGAGGCTGATCGCGGGCACGCGGAACAAATGGAACAGGTTGGCGCCGAAGCAGTGCCGACCGGTGTGCAGCCCGAGCCGCTGCGCGCGGATTGGAGCGAGGAAGATCGCAAGCCGGCCGCCGAAGCGGCTGCCGGAGACGGAGCGGAAGCGGCGGGCGTCATGCCCGGCGAGGCTGAGCAGGCCAACGCGTCCCGTTCCCGTCCCGCGGACGACGAGATGCTGGACGACACGTCCGA
- a CDS encoding DNA-binding protein has protein sequence MSNIQLDIEWTEAATRQIKQLMPRGSADAFLALPPIECLPMEGDVLFLGPQGKQAPFIVAERQYHHDGDADWTIILILDVPGTSH, from the coding sequence ATGAGCAACATTCAACTCGACATCGAGTGGACCGAAGCCGCCACTCGCCAGATCAAGCAACTGATGCCCCGCGGCTCAGCCGACGCATTCCTCGCGCTGCCGCCGATCGAATGCCTGCCGATGGAGGGCGACGTGCTGTTTCTCGGCCCGCAAGGCAAGCAGGCGCCGTTCATCGTGGCCGAGCGCCAGTATCACCATGACGGCGACGCCGACTGGACGATCATCCTGATCCTCGACGTCCCCGGCACGTCGCACTGA
- a CDS encoding MerR family transcriptional regulator translates to MTTTVEKVVLPPIPAKRYFTIGEVSELCGVKPHVLRYWEQEFTQLRPVKRRGNRRYYQHHEVLLIRRIRELLYEQGFTINGARNRLDSPGSERGAAEPVEPELQAADVRVSGKPGGTVDVIALRQALLDVIDGLKHD, encoded by the coding sequence ATGACCACTACGGTTGAGAAAGTCGTCTTGCCTCCGATTCCCGCGAAGCGCTACTTCACGATCGGTGAAGTCAGCGAACTGTGCGGGGTCAAGCCGCATGTGCTGCGTTATTGGGAACAGGAATTCACTCAGCTGCGGCCGGTGAAACGGCGCGGCAATCGTCGGTATTACCAGCATCACGAAGTGCTGCTGATCCGGCGGATTCGCGAGTTGCTCTACGAGCAGGGATTCACGATCAACGGTGCACGCAACCGGCTCGATTCGCCGGGTAGCGAGCGGGGCGCGGCGGAACCGGTCGAACCCGAGTTGCAGGCCGCCGACGTGCGTGTATCGGGCAAGCCGGGTGGAACCGTCGACGTCATCGCATTGCGGCAGGCGCTGCTCGACGTGATCGACGGACTGAAGCACGACTGA
- a CDS encoding pyridoxal phosphate-dependent aminotransferase has translation MVHSDDFLPVTGGPAARAAVHALRPSLIREVANAGFGVPDVLPFWFGESDRVTPDFIRDAAVASLRDGATFYTHNLGTAPLRAAIAAYVSARHGATAADTVAVTSSGVSALMLAAQMLVGPGDRVVAVTPLWPNLVEIPKILGAHVECVPLGYGDAGWRLDVGRLLAALTPDTRMLLINSPNNPTGWTMSRDDQQAVLAHCRRHGIWLVADEVYERLAFDAGGASSFLDIATRDERVVVVNSFSKAWAMTGWRLGWLVAPASVTDDLSKLVEYNTSCAPGFVQAAGEVALRDGEPFVRSFVASLRNARDHLVAALRTLPDVEVQPPPGAMYLFLRLPGAADSLAFCKMLVREAGIGLAPGRAFGPEGEGFVRWCYACDPARLDAGVERLRRFLALGSAAR, from the coding sequence ATGGTGCATTCCGATGATTTCCTTCCGGTGACCGGCGGGCCGGCGGCGCGCGCCGCGGTGCATGCGTTGCGTCCGTCGCTGATCCGGGAAGTGGCGAACGCCGGCTTCGGCGTGCCCGACGTGCTCCCGTTCTGGTTCGGCGAATCCGATCGCGTCACGCCGGATTTCATCCGCGACGCCGCGGTAGCGTCGCTGCGCGACGGCGCGACCTTCTACACGCACAACCTCGGCACCGCGCCGCTGCGCGCGGCGATCGCGGCCTACGTCAGCGCGCGCCATGGCGCGACGGCGGCCGACACGGTAGCCGTCACGAGTTCCGGTGTGAGCGCGCTGATGCTGGCCGCGCAGATGCTTGTCGGTCCGGGGGATCGCGTCGTCGCGGTCACGCCGCTGTGGCCGAATCTCGTCGAAATTCCCAAGATCCTCGGCGCGCACGTCGAATGCGTGCCGCTCGGCTATGGCGACGCGGGCTGGCGGCTCGATGTCGGGCGACTGCTCGCTGCGCTGACGCCTGACACGCGGATGCTCCTGATCAATTCGCCGAACAACCCGACCGGCTGGACGATGTCGCGCGACGACCAGCAGGCCGTGCTTGCCCATTGCCGCCGCCACGGCATCTGGCTGGTTGCCGATGAAGTGTACGAACGGCTCGCGTTCGATGCGGGCGGCGCGTCGTCGTTTCTCGATATCGCCACGCGCGACGAGCGGGTCGTCGTCGTGAATTCGTTCTCGAAGGCGTGGGCGATGACGGGCTGGCGGCTCGGATGGCTCGTCGCACCGGCATCGGTGACGGATGACCTGTCGAAGCTCGTCGAATACAACACGTCGTGCGCGCCAGGCTTCGTGCAGGCCGCGGGCGAGGTCGCGCTGCGCGACGGCGAGCCGTTCGTGCGGTCGTTCGTCGCGTCGCTGCGCAACGCGCGCGATCACCTGGTCGCCGCGCTGCGGACGTTGCCGGATGTCGAGGTGCAGCCTCCACCGGGTGCGATGTACCTGTTCCTGCGTCTGCCCGGCGCGGCCGACAGTCTGGCGTTCTGCAAGATGCTGGTGCGCGAGGCGGGCATCGGCCTGGCGCCGGGACGTGCGTTCGGCCCGGAGGGCGAGGGATTCGTACGGTGGTGCTACGCGTGCGATCCGGCCCGACTCGATGCGGGCGTCGAGCGGCTGCGCCGGTTCCTTGCGCTCGGGTCGGCCGCCCGCTGA